A window from Citrus sinensis cultivar Valencia sweet orange chromosome 3, DVS_A1.0, whole genome shotgun sequence encodes these proteins:
- the LOC127901444 gene encoding disease resistance protein RPV1-like yields MFKSLASLEIINCPKLERLPDELGNSKALEELRVEGAAIREVPESLSQLALLSTLVLKNCSELEYISSNIFKLKSSIYIEISNCSNLKSFPKIPSCNIDGSTGIERPSSSTLRSENCSSLVSLSSSMCKLKSLSSLQIIDCKKLERLPYELGNLETLKELRVEGAAIREVPESLSQLPLFSRLVLKNCSELEYISSNIFKLKSSIYIEISNCSNLKSFPKIPSCYIDGSTGIERPSSSRLRLEKCSSLVSLSSSLCMLKSLSSLQIIDCKKLERLPESLGQLALLCELKMIKCSSFESLPSSLCMLKYLTSLAIIDCKNFKRLPNELGNLKCLVVLIVKGTAIREVPESLGQLSSIVRLDLSNNNLERTPASLYQLSSIKYLKLFDNNFKHRLLTLSVDLNLVPNVLSEIINDRWRKLSFHVKVGSRVCISLGMKFQSGLGIKVPGLL; encoded by the exons ATGTTCAAATCTCTTGCATCTCTTGAAATCATTAATTGCCCAAAACTTGAGAGATTGCCTGATGAACTTGGAAATTCAAAAGCATTGGAGGAGTTGAGAGTTGAAGGAGCTGCTATAAGAGAAGTACCAGAAAGCCTCAGTCAATTAGCCTTATTATCTACGTTGGTGTTGAAGAACTGTTCAGAGCTTGAGTACATCTCGAGTAACATATTTAAGTTGAAGTCttctatatatattgaaatctctaattgttcaaatttgaAGAGCTTTCCGAAGATCCCATCTTGTAATATAGATGGAAGTACTGGAATTGAGCGACCATCCTCATCTACGTTGAGATCGGAGAATTGTTCAAGTCTTGTGAGTCTCTCAAGCAGCATGTGTAAGTTGAAATCTCTGAGTTCTCTTCAAATCATTGATTGCAAAAAACTCGAGAGATTGCCTTATGAACTTGGAAATTTAGAAACCTTGAAAGAGCTAAGAGTTGAAGGAGCTGCTATAAGAGAAGTACCAGAAAGCCTCAGtcaattacccttattttctaGGTTGGTGTTGAAGAACTGTTCAGAACTTGAGTACATTTCGAGTAACATATTTAAGTTGAAGTCttctatatatattgaaatatctaattgttcaaatttgaAGAGCTTTCCGAAGATCCCATCTTGTTATATAGATGGAAGTACTGGAATTGAGCGACCATCCTCATCTAGGTTGAGATTGGAGAAATGTTCAAGTCTTGTGAGTCTCTCAAGCAGCCTGTGTATGTTGAAATCTCTGAGTTCTCTTCAAATCATTGATTGCAAAAAGCTCGAGAGGTTGCCCGAAAGCCTCGGCCAGTTAGCCTTATTATGTGagttgaaaatgatcaagTGTTCAAGCTTTGAAAGTCTCCCAAGCAGCCTGTGTATGCTTAAATATCTTACATCACTTGCAATCATCGATTGCAAAAATTTCAAGAGACTGCCTAATGaacttggaaatttaaaatgcTTGGTGGTGCTGATAGTTAAAGGAACAGCAATAAGAGAAGTACCAGAAAGTCTTGGTCAGTTATCCTCAATAGTAAGGTTGGACCTATCTAATAACAATTTGGAGAGAACACCAGCAAGTCTCTATCAGTTATcctcaataaaatatttgaaactattcGACAACAATTTTAAGCATAGATTGCTCACTTTATCTGTCGACTTGAATTTGGTTCCGAATGTGCTCAGTGAAATCATCAATGATAGGTGGAGGAAGCTG TCATTTCATGTCAAAGTTGGATCAAGAGTATGTATTTCCCTGGGAATGAAATTCCAAAGTGGTTTAGGCATCAAAGTGCCGGGTCTACTATAA
- the LOC127900710 gene encoding disease resistance protein RPP2B-like produces MRKLEISPCVEIPEVLKISYDSLDDSQKNIFLDIAFFLEGERRDVVISFFDAIGFEAKIELSVLDGKSLITVDFLDQIRMHDLLRDMGREIVRKESIDHLGNRSRLGYYKDLYEVLKKNKGTEAIKSISLDMDKVNSEIQINPYTFSKMTELRTLKFYGSENKCMVSSLEGVPLTENLVNLKYIDLSHSESLTKLPDLSLARNLEILDLGSCSSLTETHSSIQYLNKLEVLDLRHCESLGSLPTSIHSKYIEELDFVGCSKLKNHPAISSSLIPLLSLIKVGIKELPSSIECLSKLDRLSIQDCTRLENISSSIFKLKSLQYIEIKRCSNLKRFAEIPLVL; encoded by the exons ATGAGAAAACTGGAAATAAGTCCTTGCGTGGAAATCCCTGAGgtgttaaaaataagttatgaTAGCTTGGATGACTCTCAGAAGAATATTTTTCTAGATATTGCATTTTTCCTGGAAGGAGAGCGTAGAGATGTGGTGATAAGCTTTTTTGATGCCATTGGCTTCGAAGCTAAAATAGAATTAAGTGTTCTTGATGGCAAGTCTCTCATAACTGTAGACTTCCTTGACCAGATAAGAATGCATGACTTGCTACGAGATATGGGAAGAGAAATTGTTCGAAAAGAATCTATCGATCATCTAGGAAATCGCAGTCGGTTGGGGTATTACAAGGATCTTTATGaagttttgaagaaaaataag GGGACTGAAGCAATCAAGAGCATCTCTTTAGATATGGACAAAGTCAATAGTGAGATACAAATAAATCCATATACTTTCTCAAAGATGACTGAATTGAGAACCTTAAAATTCTATGGATCTGAGAACAAATGTATGGTGTCTTCTTTAGAGGGTGTGCCATTGACTGAG AATCttgtaaacttaaaatatatagacCTCAGCCACTCCGAGTCATTGACGAAACTCCCGGACCTCTCCCTGGCCCGAAATCTTGAGATATTGGATTTAGGTAGCTGTTCAAGTTTGACGGAGACTCACTCCTCTATTCAATATCTAAATAAGCTTGAAGTCCTTGATCTACGCCACTGTGAAAGCCTAGGGAGTCTACCAACTAGCATTCATTCGAAATATATCGAGGAGCTTGATTTTGTGGGCTGCTCAAAGTTGAAGAACCACCCAGCGATCTCATCTTCTCTTATAcctcttttatctttaataaaaGTTGGAATCAAAGAACTGCCCTCATCCATCGAGTGCCTATCCAAACTCGATAGACTGTCGATTCAAGACTGTACAAGGCTTGAGAACATCTCGAGTAGCATATTTAAGTTGAAGTCTCTTCAATATATTGAAATCAAGAGGTGTTCAAATTTGAAGAGGTTTGCAGAGATCCCACTTGTACTATAG